The Triplophysa rosa linkage group LG25, Trosa_1v2, whole genome shotgun sequence genome window below encodes:
- the tal1 gene encoding T-cell acute lymphocytic leukemia protein 1 homolog — protein sequence MMEKLKSEKFPLSPSAEDCASPPRDTNTTSSPGLAPVEEGDACGKQEGTTPEKGEHHLPEERCNGALILNGVAKETAYHAIELKKEVPVIELSRRGGTGDIKGRELKADSSHKVQTTELCRPPIPLPLPPKDPLSETRMVQLSPPAFPLPARAMLYSNMAQPLSTINSGYAGEAEQYGMYPSSRVKRRPAPYEVEISDGSQPKIVRRIFTNSRERWRQQNVNGAFAELRKLIPTHPPDKKLSKNEILRLAMKYINFLAKLLNDQEDMVGGEAPARAGRDSTLVRDDLLQEMLSPNSSCGSLLDGSPESFTEDQDSSVDSRPSARGLHHSSQALEGNAQR from the exons ATGATGGAAAAACTGAAATCCGAGAAATTTCCGCTCAGCCCGAGCGCGGAGGACTGTGCTTCTCCCCCACGCGACACCAACACGACTTCCTCCCCAGGTTTGGCACCCGTGGAGGAGGGAGATGCATGCGGGAAACAGGAAGGCACGACGCCGGAGAAAGGAGAGCATCACCTCCCCGAGGAGAGATGCAATGGGGCTCTCATCCTTAATGGCGTTGCCAAGGAAACGGCTTACCACGCCATTGAGCTAAAAAAGGAAGTGCCGGTGATCGAGCTGTCCAGGAGAGGAGGGACTGGTGATATAAAAGGCAGGGAGCTCAAGGCAGACAGCAGCCATAAGGTGCAAACCACGGAGCTGTGCAGACCACCGATTCCTCTGCCGCTGCCACCCAAGGACCCGCTGAGCGAAACTCGAATGGTGCAGTTGAGTCCACCCGCTTTCCCTCTCCCGGCCCGAGCGATGCTCTACAGCAACATGGCGCAACCGCTCTCCACTATTAACAG tGGTTATGCTGGAGAAGCGGAACAATATGGGATGTATCCGAGCAGTCGGGTGAAACGCAGACCTGCGCCTTATGAGGTTGAAATCAGCGATG GATCACAGCCCAAAATCGTGCGACGGATCTTCACGaacagccgcgagcgctggagGCAGCAGAACGTGAACGGCGCCTTCGCCGAGCTCCGCAAGCTCATCCCCACCCATCCGCCCGACAAGAAGCTGAGCAAGAACGAGATCCTGCGCCTTGCCATGAAATACATCAACTTCCTCGCCAAGCTGCTCAACGACCAGGAAGACATGGTTGGTGGCGAAGCGCCCGCCAGGGCCGGCCGCGACTCCACCCTGGTGCGGGACGACCTCCTGCAGGAGATGCTGAGCCCCAACTCCAGCTGCGGGAGCCTGCTGGACGGCAGCCCGGAGAGCTTTACCGAGGACCAGGACTCGTCGGTGGACTCCAGACCGTCAGCGAGGGGACTGCATCATTCCAGTCAGGCCCTGGAAGGAAACGCCCAGCGATGA
- the pdzk1ip1 gene encoding PDZK1-interacting protein 1 yields the protein MGKSTLMLLWLFLTLGSVAAQADKVERALPNWLMGIISVVVFLCVVFITFLVNKVWCNTSKPEDVFSNEYTMTNGSPSYETSLDAVRYIHLHYCLNQRFSNWGPSFLNMSFQTAIVDLVFRSGDDLNAYENVIAQQTDEKVTAM from the exons ATGGGAAAATCAACCCTCATGCTTCTATGGCTGTTTCTTACTCTCGGATCAGTTGCAGCCCAAGCAG ATAAGGTAGAACGAGCTTTGCCCAACTGGCTCATGGGAATCATCTCTGTCGTGGTCTTCCTCTGTGTCGTCTTCATCACCTTCCTTGTAAACAAAGTCTGGTGCAACACAAG CAAACCAGAAGATGTGTTTTCCAACGAATACACCATGACCAATGGATCACCATCCTATGAAACTAGTCTCGACGCTGTCAGGTATATACACCTGCACTATTGTCTAAATCagaggttctcaaactgggggcca TCATTtctaaacatgtcttttcaaacAGCAATTGTGGATCTTGTTTTCAGAAGCGGTGATGACCTCAACGCGTACGAGAACGTGATCGCTCAACAGACGGATGAAAAAGTAACTGCGATGTAA